From Gaiellales bacterium, a single genomic window includes:
- a CDS encoding APC family permease yields the protein MAVDSGAPDYEGGGLSRETNWWGAFVIGLAGTILVTGIAPVMVTSLGASAIPVMIVITITGYLLCLLLAELSAMMPERTGGSPTYAYVAYKDKWPRFAKHVNGFTSWAYWLGWFPVAPLNMILASFYIVDKFGLSTKGFTPIHTPIAYWTIVISIVGILLVFIPAWLGIRLGAMFATVLGLLSMIPLTLLALMPFLHPSAANWGNLSGFEHLDGSSFFSSAFGHNWLVVYIAFSFLLTWNVIAMEAAACYIGECRDPERDAKIAMNLEGLYGLFIYTMIPVAFVVVLGATKLSDPLQADPKTIFSTFATEVFGTGASWLDWTISIMLIIALSLSVLNAIMGSARALHQMSIDGEFPRIFSSVNRHGVPGFSMGFNVICSILLIFTGGAVEIYSLSNVGYLASFIPVLVGYYLLRTYRPDMRRPVRLPEFFKYIALAMAIGYFIIWSFGGLVYTSLPNAALGGADTRVYFFIGWAILLSYLPLYWYRVKVEDPKHAKEAPPEASQMAAGD from the coding sequence ATGGCGGTCGATAGCGGCGCTCCTGACTATGAGGGCGGTGGCCTGAGTCGGGAGACGAACTGGTGGGGGGCCTTCGTCATCGGCCTGGCGGGAACCATCCTGGTGACCGGCATCGCGCCGGTGATGGTGACATCGCTCGGGGCGTCGGCGATCCCCGTGATGATCGTGATCACGATCACCGGCTACCTGCTGTGCCTGCTCCTGGCCGAGCTCTCGGCCATGATGCCGGAGCGGACGGGCGGCTCCCCCACGTACGCCTACGTGGCGTACAAGGACAAGTGGCCGAGGTTCGCCAAGCACGTGAACGGGTTCACGTCGTGGGCCTACTGGCTGGGCTGGTTCCCGGTCGCGCCGCTGAACATGATCCTGGCGTCGTTCTACATCGTGGACAAGTTCGGCCTCTCGACCAAGGGGTTCACGCCGATCCACACCCCGATCGCGTACTGGACGATCGTCATCTCGATCGTCGGCATCCTGCTCGTCTTCATTCCGGCGTGGCTGGGGATCCGGCTGGGCGCCATGTTCGCCACCGTGCTCGGGCTCCTGTCCATGATCCCGCTGACGCTGCTCGCGCTGATGCCGTTCCTGCACCCGTCGGCGGCGAACTGGGGCAATCTGTCCGGCTTCGAGCATCTCGACGGCTCGAGCTTCTTCTCGTCGGCGTTCGGCCACAACTGGCTCGTCGTCTACATCGCCTTCTCGTTCCTGCTCACCTGGAACGTGATCGCGATGGAGGCCGCGGCCTGCTACATCGGCGAGTGCCGCGATCCCGAGCGCGACGCCAAGATCGCGATGAACCTCGAGGGCCTCTACGGCCTCTTCATCTACACGATGATCCCGGTCGCGTTCGTGGTCGTGCTGGGAGCGACCAAGCTGAGCGACCCGCTCCAGGCGGACCCGAAGACGATCTTCTCGACGTTCGCGACGGAGGTGTTCGGAACGGGGGCGAGTTGGCTCGACTGGACGATCTCGATCATGCTCATCATCGCGCTCTCGCTCTCGGTGCTGAACGCGATCATGGGCTCCGCCCGGGCGCTGCACCAGATGTCGATCGACGGTGAGTTCCCGCGCATCTTCTCGAGCGTCAACCGGCACGGCGTGCCCGGCTTCTCGATGGGCTTCAACGTCATCTGCTCGATCCTGCTCATCTTCACCGGCGGCGCGGTCGAGATCTACTCGCTCTCGAACGTCGGCTACCTGGCCTCGTTCATTCCGGTTCTGGTCGGCTACTACCTGCTGCGCACGTACCGGCCCGACATGCGCCGCCCGGTGCGGCTGCCGGAGTTCTTCAAGTACATCGCGCTGGCGATGGCCATCGGCTACTTCATCATCTGGAGCTTCGGCGGCCTCGTCTACACGAGCCTCCCGAACGCAGCTCTGGGCGGCGCTGACACGCGCGTCTACTTCTTCATCGGCTGGGCGATCCTGCTGTCCTACCTGCCCCTCTACTGGTACCGGGTCAAGGTGGAGGATCCCAAGCACGCGAAGGAGGCTCCGCCCGAGGCTTCGCAGATGGCCGCGGGCGACTGA
- a CDS encoding universal stress protein, producing MFRRASPPPDPATLHIERLVVASEGRPIAWPVLQKAFELARPAGAKVLVVAIARVWGTSLGFPNPGLNPTRHEWDAQRLLVREARDALEKAGFDASGHVIGTRRAAKRIVEESHRFGADAIVMGADRHRGLLSDFIWSQEPHRVARRARVPVYLVPLDQG from the coding sequence GTGTTCCGACGGGCATCGCCCCCACCCGATCCGGCGACCCTGCACATCGAGCGGCTGGTGGTCGCGTCGGAGGGCCGCCCGATCGCCTGGCCGGTCCTGCAGAAGGCCTTCGAGCTGGCCCGGCCCGCCGGCGCGAAGGTGCTCGTCGTCGCGATCGCGCGCGTGTGGGGGACATCGCTCGGCTTCCCCAACCCGGGGCTCAACCCGACCCGGCACGAGTGGGACGCCCAGCGCCTGCTCGTGCGCGAGGCCCGCGATGCGCTCGAGAAGGCCGGCTTCGACGCGTCCGGGCACGTGATCGGCACCCGACGCGCCGCGAAGCGGATCGTGGAGGAGTCGCACCGGTTCGGGGCCGACGCGATCGTCATGGGCGCCGACCGCCACCGCGGGCTCCTGTCCGACTTCATCTGGTCGCAGGAGCCCCACCGGGTCGCGCGCCGGGCGCGCGTGCCGGTCTACCTGGTCCCGCTCGACCAGGGCTGA